One window from the genome of Rhinolophus ferrumequinum isolate MPI-CBG mRhiFer1 chromosome 22, mRhiFer1_v1.p, whole genome shotgun sequence encodes:
- the LOC117015351 gene encoding histone H4, translating into MSGRGKGGKGLGKGGAKRHRKVLRDNIQGITKPAIRRLARRGGVKRISGLIYEETRGVLKVFLENVIRDAVTYTEHAKRKTVTAMDVVYALKRQGRTLYGFGG; encoded by the coding sequence ATGTCTGGTCGCGGCAAAGGCGGTAAGGGGCTCGGGAAGGGCGGCGCCAAGCGCCACCGCAAGGTCCTGCGCGACAACATTCAGGGCATTACTAAGCCTGCCATCCGTCGCCTGGCTCGGCGCGGCGGCGTCAAGCGCATCTCTGGGCTCATCTACGAGGAGACCCGCGGGGTGCTGAAGGTGTTTCTGGAGAACGTGATCCGAGACGCCGTCACCTACACGGAGCACGCCAAGCGCAAGACGGTCACGGCCATGGACGTGGTCTACGCGCTCAAGCGCCAGGGCCGCACTCTCTACGGCTTCGGCGGCTGA